The Deinococcus multiflagellatus genome includes a region encoding these proteins:
- a CDS encoding deoxyguanosinetriphosphate triphosphohydrolase family protein: MTSRNIRLHTQSSGDDPRNSFQRDRDRILYSESLRRLGGITQVISPHDHTFHNRLTHTIEVSQIGQRMAQYLLNELPDGDKRRELISPDVVEAACLAHDLGHPPFGHVAEKTLDNLSIAAAKERGIENFEGFEGNAQSFRIVTRLALRKLNVPGLDLTRATLNAILKYPWPRSGPKGSSKYKKFGAYRDDMEAYRFAREGTHGEGHEPRSLEAQIMDHADAIAYAVHDLVDFYKAGLIPMHYLTSREGMQEFFDSYSKDILEGTNMSAEDAQKYLLENIDFRRRPYDGSLEEQLALISWSGARINQHIRPKSITDAEDPGLEVDWEPMRLGHPPILRIPSEKLLQINFLKKIIWHYIIDRPQLGTQQHGMRKIIKGLFETYYETIITPEIGDERIIPQSLRGIFDEIKGEKNTRDDHERQIRLAVDIVASLSDGQALEMYKRLIGVDPGKITDFIAN, encoded by the coding sequence ATGACCTCCAGAAATATTAGACTTCACACGCAGAGTTCCGGGGATGACCCCCGGAACTCTTTTCAGCGTGATCGCGATAGGATTCTCTATAGCGAGTCGCTCCGGCGTTTGGGCGGCATCACACAGGTGATCAGCCCTCATGACCATACGTTCCATAATCGGTTGACCCATACTATTGAGGTTTCTCAGATAGGACAGCGGATGGCTCAGTACCTCCTAAATGAGCTCCCTGATGGAGATAAGCGTAGGGAGCTCATTTCTCCTGACGTGGTCGAGGCTGCTTGTTTAGCTCATGATTTAGGTCACCCTCCCTTTGGGCATGTTGCAGAAAAGACTCTTGATAACCTGAGTATTGCTGCGGCCAAAGAGCGAGGTATCGAGAATTTTGAAGGGTTTGAAGGCAATGCTCAATCCTTCAGAATTGTGACTCGCCTAGCTCTTCGGAAACTTAACGTCCCTGGCCTTGACCTAACGCGAGCTACTTTAAATGCCATTTTAAAGTACCCTTGGCCAAGAAGTGGTCCTAAAGGAAGTTCCAAGTATAAAAAGTTTGGCGCATACAGGGATGATATGGAGGCCTACCGGTTTGCTCGAGAAGGAACACATGGGGAAGGCCATGAACCGAGATCTTTAGAAGCTCAAATTATGGATCATGCAGATGCGATTGCTTACGCGGTGCACGATCTGGTTGACTTTTATAAGGCTGGTCTAATTCCTATGCACTATTTGACCAGCCGAGAAGGAATGCAGGAGTTTTTTGATTCTTATTCGAAAGATATACTTGAGGGTACAAATATGAGCGCTGAGGATGCGCAAAAATACCTTCTTGAGAATATAGACTTTAGGCGTAGGCCTTATGATGGGTCACTTGAAGAGCAGTTGGCACTAATTAGCTGGTCGGGTGCGCGTATCAATCAGCACATTAGACCAAAAAGCATCACCGATGCGGAAGATCCTGGCCTAGAGGTCGATTGGGAACCAATGCGACTTGGTCACCCTCCTATTCTTAGGATACCTAGTGAAAAGCTTCTTCAGATTAATTTTCTGAAGAAGATTATATGGCATTACATAATTGATCGACCGCAATTGGGAACTCAACAGCACGGGATGCGTAAGATAATCAAAGGTCTCTTTGAAACTTACTATGAGACGATAATAACTCCTGAAATTGGGGATGAACGCATTATTCCTCAATCTTTACGGGGAATATTCGATGAAATCAAGGGTGAGAAAAACACTCGGGATGATCATGAGCGGCAGATCCGCCTTGCTGTCGACATTGTTGCGAGTCTATCTGATGGGCAAGCGCTTGAGATGTATAAGCGTCTAATCGGAGTAGATCCAGGGAAGATTACTGATTTCATAGCAAACTAA